A stretch of the Aegilops tauschii subsp. strangulata cultivar AL8/78 chromosome 4, Aet v6.0, whole genome shotgun sequence genome encodes the following:
- the LOC109781182 gene encoding uncharacterized protein, translated as MWSCWASRVLSGYLGKNKSDGTSLLRVGVHQAASLPAASNLTHVYGAYVPENSNGSDHTCEGNQMHVRLFAWSAPTSISYKSSSLSLSAPCCSLLGVLPCHGACPLSWVVLRTQ; from the exons ATGTGGAGCTGTTGGGCAAGCAGAGTTCTATCTGGGTATTTAG GCAAGAACAAATCAGACGGAACAAGTTTGCTACGGGTGGGTGTGCATCAAGCTGCTTCGTTGCCGGCGGCGAGTAATCTCACACATGTTTATGGCGCATATGTACCAGAAAATTCAAATG GTTCTGATCATACGTGCGAGGGGAATCAG ATGCATGTCAGGTTGTTCGCTTGGTCTGCGCCAACGAGCATCTCCTACAAGTCATCATCTCTCTCTTTGTCGGCTCCATGTTGTAGCCTGCTAGGAGTCCTACCTTGCCATGGAGCATGTCCTTTGTCATGGGTCGTACTGAG GACGCAGTGA